In Malus sylvestris chromosome 16, drMalSylv7.2, whole genome shotgun sequence, the following are encoded in one genomic region:
- the LOC126608854 gene encoding uncharacterized protein LOC126608854 isoform X2, translating to MPLFLYFLASQTYLSACPLQKFGFFFPGFRLQFSMQVPNSDEAAPEGTKVPEQSEAEASNPTVEDEDCGAAADGDDDPRVVDISGKSLDFSIRENSEDAGALYLYKNVFNLLPKSIGSHKRLRTLKFFGNEINLFSPSAAMEFESLECLQVRMSSPEFGGLPLDKLSGLKELELSKVLTRPSGFQILSEIARLKCLTKLSVCHFSIRYLPPEIGCLITLEYLDLSFNKMKNLPAEISNLNALISLKVANNKLVELPSTLSSLQRLEIMDLSNNRLTSLGSLELDLMHNLQILNLQYNTLLNFCQIPSWICCNLEGSGKDTHSDDVTISPVEMDVYETPLQKNNESHFRRGFHHNSASLIFTHSSTSRCCATRRSGRWRKQGYRLQLRTRQERLNNSRKLKGLDLSNQLHVKEDGECKPGNPDLLASESYLEGASDIINLHDDGNSSSVSPDSSAVDESDEKDCCEFGALLAPNQRVYGEDYEGSSSDTSKSICQPKRHLDGHLDNPRRPKHPRYSPNSSNLSRKYNDISVCSTEDHLSDGFYDAGRDRPFMPLELYDEKFRLDSREVILVDRQWDKELDVILRSAQELVNRLNTDGNKADMLQIASLLALFVSDHFGGSDRSALVEWSRKANPLSDYKKPFVCTCPTGNKGFISLPTKPVVRNVEDIVFSDVSEKSLHSIKARRNSIVVPIGTLQFGVCRHRALLLKYLCDWVEPRVPCELIRGYLDFMPHAWNNVLIKRGAKEIRMLVDACRPCDIRAETDPEYYCRYIPLSRTKVYLPIRNSPAPTSFPSMPSCDETLKNSVTSLVRRKYGSNEAAGKMRTSVVYGTPTDEIRNFDYNCLGEIRILGALKHPCIVEMYGHQISSEWVPPGDGSREHRILQSIIWMEDIKGGSLQNYIEKLSKAGEKHLPVELALRIAKNVACALVELHSKHIIHRDIKSANILIDLDRKRADGTPVVKLCDFDRAIPLRSYLHTCCIAHVGIPPANVCAGTPRWMAPEVLRAVHEQNIYGLEIDIWSFGCLLLEMLTLQIPYFGVPDLEIHELLTKGKRPNLTDDLEAFRSLNEPVMTQAGAELDGTEADFDTLRFLVDLFYQCTEENPENRPTADNLHELILEHSKTHTNSET from the exons AAAACGTGTTTAATTTATTGCCCAAGTCGATTGGCTCTCACAAGCGGTTGAGGACGCTGAAGTTCTTTGGGAatgagattaatttattttcgCCTTCAGCGGCAATGGAGTTTGAGAGCTTGGAATGCTTGCAAGTGAGGATGTCGTCGCCGGAGTTTGGTGGGTTGCCGTTGGATAAATTGAGTGGCTTGAAGGAGCTTGAGCTTTCCAAAGTGCTGACGAGGCCTTCGGGGTTTCAGATATTGAGCGAGATTGCTCGGCTCAAGTGCCTCACCAAGCTCTCTGTTTGTCACTTCTCCATAAG ATACCTCCCTCCAGAAATTGGCTGCTTAATCACTTTGGAATATCTAGATCTttcattcaacaagatgaagaatTTGCCTGCTGAAATCAGTAATTTAAATGCCTTGATATCGTTAAAAGTTGCTAATAATAAATTGGTGGAATTACCTTCGACTTTGTCCTCTTTGCAAAGGTTGGAGATCATGGACCTGTCAAATAATAGGTTGACATCACTAGGGTCTCTTGAACTTGACTTGATGCACAACCTCCAGATTTTAAATCTTCAG TACAACACGCTTCTCAATTTCTGTCAAATACCCTCATGGATATGTTGCAATTTGGAAGGAAGTGGGAAGGACACACACAGTGATGATGTTACCATTTCCCCTGTTGAAATGGATGTATATGAAACCCCCCTTcagaaaaataatgaaagcCATTTTCGTAGGG GCTTTCATCATAACTCAGCAAGTCTAATTTTCACGCATTCATCAACCAGTAGGTGCTGTGCAACTCGGAGGTCAGGTAGGTGGAGGAAGCAAGGGTATAGGTTGCAGCTGAGAACTCGTCAAGAACGCTTAAACAACAGCAGGAAGTTGAAAGGTCTTGATCTTTCCAATCAGTTACACGTGAAGGAAGATGGAGAATGCAAACCAGGCAACCCTGATCTTCTTGCTTCTGAATCTTATCTTGAAGGTGCATCAGACATTATCAATCTGCATGATGATG GAAATTCCTCATCAGTGAGTCCAGACTCTAGTGCAGTAGATGAAAGTGATGAAAAGGATTGTTGTGAGTTTGGTGCATTGTTGGCCCCCAATCAACGGGTTTATGGTGAGGATTATGAAGGTTCATCTTCAGATACATCAAAAAGTATTTGTCAACCCAAAAGGCACCTTGATGGCCACCTTGATAATCCAAGACGGCCCAAACATCCTAGATACAGTCCTAATAGTTCAAACTTGTCTCGGAAATATAATGACATCTCGGTTTGCAGCACTGAGGACCATCTTTCAGATGGCTTTTATGATGCAGGGCGTGACAGGCCATTCATGCCACTAGAACTTTATGATGAAAAGTTCCGTCTTGACTCACGTGAAGTCATTCTTGTGGACAG GCAATGGGATAAAGAGTTGGATGTAATTTTACGTTCTGCCCAAGAATTGGTGAATCGTTTAAATACAGATGGAAATAAGGCTGATATGCTGCAGATTGCATCATTGCTTGCTCTGTTTGTATCAGATCACTTTGGGGGGAGTGATAGGAGTGCTCTTGTTGAATGGTCACGAAAAGCTAATCCTCTTTCAGACTACAAAAAGCCTTTTGTTTGCACCTGCCCAACTGGAAACAAGGGCTTTATTAGTTTGCCCACTAAACCAGTTGTAAGGAATGTTGAAGATATCGTTTTTTCTGATGTCTCTGAGAAATCTCTTCATTCTATCAAAGCACGACGAAATTCCATTGTAGTTCCCATTGGAACCTTGCAGTTTGGTGTGTGTCGGCATAGAGCATTGCTATTGAAG TATCTTTGTGATTGGGTGGAGCCTCGAGTACCTTGTGAGCTTATTAGGGGTTATTTGGATTTCATGCCACATGCGTGGAATAATGTATTAATCAAGAGAGGTGCCAAAGAGATTCGAATGTTAGTTGATGCATGTCGTCCATGTGATATAAGAGCGGAGACGGATCCTGAATATTATTGCAG GTATATTCCTCTCAGTCGGACCAAAGTTTATCTTCCAATTCGAAACAGCCCTGCTCCTACCTCCTTCCCTTCTATGCCCTCTTGTGATGAAACTCTGAAAAACTCTGTTACTTCTCTCGTCCGGCGCAAATATGGATCAAATGAGGCAGCAGGAAAG ATGCGTACTTCTGTGGTATATGGAACTCCAACGGATGAAATTAGGAACTTTGACTACAACTGCTTAGGGGAAATAAGGATTTTAGGTGCTTTGAAACACCCTTGCATAGTGGAAATGTATGGACATCAGATATCTTCCGAGTGGGTTCCTCCAGGAGATGGTAGTCGTGAGCATCGTATATTGCAGTCTATAATTTGGATGGAGGACATAAAAGGGGGTTCCTTACAG AATTATATAGAAAAGTTATCAAAAGCTGGTGAGAAGCATCTCCCAGTGGAGTTAGCTTTGCGCATTGCTAAAAATGTTGCATGTGCACTGGTGGAGCTGCATTCAAAGCACATTATTCACCGGGACATAAAAAGTGCAAACATATTGATTGATCTGGATAGAAAGAGAGCTGATGGAACACCTGTTGTGAAGCTCTGTGATTTTGATAGGGCGATTCCCCTTCGATCTTACTTGCATACATGCTGCATTGCCCACGTTGGAATACCTCCTGCTAATGTTTGTGCTGGAACACCTCGCTGGATGGCCCCAGAGGTTTTGCGAGCAGTGCATGAACAAAATATTTATGGATTG GAAATTGATATCTGGTCATTTGGGTGCTTGCTGTTGGAAATGTTGACTTTGCAAATTCCGTACTTCGGAGTACCTGACTTGGAGATTCATGAACTTCTGACG AAGGGAAAACGACCAAATTTAACAGATGACTTGGAGGCGTTTCGGTCGTTGAATGAGCCAGTAATGACTCAAGCAGGCGCAGAACTTGATGGAACAGAGGCTGACTTCGACACACTGAGATTTCTTGTTGACTTGTTTTACCAATGTACGGAGGAGAATCCGGAGAATCGTCCTACGGCTGACAACCTCCACGAATTGATACTGGAGCACAGCAAAACTCATACAAACTCCGAAACTTAG
- the LOC126608854 gene encoding uncharacterized protein LOC126608854 isoform X1, with product MPLFLYFLASQTYLSACPLQKFGFFFPGFRLQFSMQVPNSDEAAPEGTKVPEQSEAEASNPTVEDEDCGAAADGDDDPRVVDISGKSLDFSIRENSEDAGALYLYKNVFNLLPKSIGSHKRLRTLKFFGNEINLFSPSAAMEFESLECLQVRMSSPEFGGLPLDKLSGLKELELSKVLTRPSGFQILSEIARLKCLTKLSVCHFSIRYLPPEIGCLITLEYLDLSFNKMKNLPAEISNLNALISLKVANNKLVELPSTLSSLQRLEIMDLSNNRLTSLGSLELDLMHNLQILNLQYNTLLNFCQIPSWICCNLEGSGKDTHSDDVTISPVEMDVYETPLQKNNESHFRRGFHHNSASLIFTHSSTSRCCATRRSGRWRKQGYRLQLRTRQERLNNSRKLKGLDLSNQLHVKEDGECKPGNPDLLASESYLEGASDIINLHDDGEKDLQSREVRSENVVCYDMNSKEHFVGNSSSVSPDSSAVDESDEKDCCEFGALLAPNQRVYGEDYEGSSSDTSKSICQPKRHLDGHLDNPRRPKHPRYSPNSSNLSRKYNDISVCSTEDHLSDGFYDAGRDRPFMPLELYDEKFRLDSREVILVDRQWDKELDVILRSAQELVNRLNTDGNKADMLQIASLLALFVSDHFGGSDRSALVEWSRKANPLSDYKKPFVCTCPTGNKGFISLPTKPVVRNVEDIVFSDVSEKSLHSIKARRNSIVVPIGTLQFGVCRHRALLLKYLCDWVEPRVPCELIRGYLDFMPHAWNNVLIKRGAKEIRMLVDACRPCDIRAETDPEYYCRYIPLSRTKVYLPIRNSPAPTSFPSMPSCDETLKNSVTSLVRRKYGSNEAAGKMRTSVVYGTPTDEIRNFDYNCLGEIRILGALKHPCIVEMYGHQISSEWVPPGDGSREHRILQSIIWMEDIKGGSLQNYIEKLSKAGEKHLPVELALRIAKNVACALVELHSKHIIHRDIKSANILIDLDRKRADGTPVVKLCDFDRAIPLRSYLHTCCIAHVGIPPANVCAGTPRWMAPEVLRAVHEQNIYGLEIDIWSFGCLLLEMLTLQIPYFGVPDLEIHELLTKGKRPNLTDDLEAFRSLNEPVMTQAGAELDGTEADFDTLRFLVDLFYQCTEENPENRPTADNLHELILEHSKTHTNSET from the exons AAAACGTGTTTAATTTATTGCCCAAGTCGATTGGCTCTCACAAGCGGTTGAGGACGCTGAAGTTCTTTGGGAatgagattaatttattttcgCCTTCAGCGGCAATGGAGTTTGAGAGCTTGGAATGCTTGCAAGTGAGGATGTCGTCGCCGGAGTTTGGTGGGTTGCCGTTGGATAAATTGAGTGGCTTGAAGGAGCTTGAGCTTTCCAAAGTGCTGACGAGGCCTTCGGGGTTTCAGATATTGAGCGAGATTGCTCGGCTCAAGTGCCTCACCAAGCTCTCTGTTTGTCACTTCTCCATAAG ATACCTCCCTCCAGAAATTGGCTGCTTAATCACTTTGGAATATCTAGATCTttcattcaacaagatgaagaatTTGCCTGCTGAAATCAGTAATTTAAATGCCTTGATATCGTTAAAAGTTGCTAATAATAAATTGGTGGAATTACCTTCGACTTTGTCCTCTTTGCAAAGGTTGGAGATCATGGACCTGTCAAATAATAGGTTGACATCACTAGGGTCTCTTGAACTTGACTTGATGCACAACCTCCAGATTTTAAATCTTCAG TACAACACGCTTCTCAATTTCTGTCAAATACCCTCATGGATATGTTGCAATTTGGAAGGAAGTGGGAAGGACACACACAGTGATGATGTTACCATTTCCCCTGTTGAAATGGATGTATATGAAACCCCCCTTcagaaaaataatgaaagcCATTTTCGTAGGG GCTTTCATCATAACTCAGCAAGTCTAATTTTCACGCATTCATCAACCAGTAGGTGCTGTGCAACTCGGAGGTCAGGTAGGTGGAGGAAGCAAGGGTATAGGTTGCAGCTGAGAACTCGTCAAGAACGCTTAAACAACAGCAGGAAGTTGAAAGGTCTTGATCTTTCCAATCAGTTACACGTGAAGGAAGATGGAGAATGCAAACCAGGCAACCCTGATCTTCTTGCTTCTGAATCTTATCTTGAAGGTGCATCAGACATTATCAATCTGCATGATGATGGTGAGAAAGATTTACAATCTAGGGAAGTGCGAAGTGAAAATGTTGTGTGCTATGATATGAATTCGAAGGAGCATTTTGTAGGAAATTCCTCATCAGTGAGTCCAGACTCTAGTGCAGTAGATGAAAGTGATGAAAAGGATTGTTGTGAGTTTGGTGCATTGTTGGCCCCCAATCAACGGGTTTATGGTGAGGATTATGAAGGTTCATCTTCAGATACATCAAAAAGTATTTGTCAACCCAAAAGGCACCTTGATGGCCACCTTGATAATCCAAGACGGCCCAAACATCCTAGATACAGTCCTAATAGTTCAAACTTGTCTCGGAAATATAATGACATCTCGGTTTGCAGCACTGAGGACCATCTTTCAGATGGCTTTTATGATGCAGGGCGTGACAGGCCATTCATGCCACTAGAACTTTATGATGAAAAGTTCCGTCTTGACTCACGTGAAGTCATTCTTGTGGACAG GCAATGGGATAAAGAGTTGGATGTAATTTTACGTTCTGCCCAAGAATTGGTGAATCGTTTAAATACAGATGGAAATAAGGCTGATATGCTGCAGATTGCATCATTGCTTGCTCTGTTTGTATCAGATCACTTTGGGGGGAGTGATAGGAGTGCTCTTGTTGAATGGTCACGAAAAGCTAATCCTCTTTCAGACTACAAAAAGCCTTTTGTTTGCACCTGCCCAACTGGAAACAAGGGCTTTATTAGTTTGCCCACTAAACCAGTTGTAAGGAATGTTGAAGATATCGTTTTTTCTGATGTCTCTGAGAAATCTCTTCATTCTATCAAAGCACGACGAAATTCCATTGTAGTTCCCATTGGAACCTTGCAGTTTGGTGTGTGTCGGCATAGAGCATTGCTATTGAAG TATCTTTGTGATTGGGTGGAGCCTCGAGTACCTTGTGAGCTTATTAGGGGTTATTTGGATTTCATGCCACATGCGTGGAATAATGTATTAATCAAGAGAGGTGCCAAAGAGATTCGAATGTTAGTTGATGCATGTCGTCCATGTGATATAAGAGCGGAGACGGATCCTGAATATTATTGCAG GTATATTCCTCTCAGTCGGACCAAAGTTTATCTTCCAATTCGAAACAGCCCTGCTCCTACCTCCTTCCCTTCTATGCCCTCTTGTGATGAAACTCTGAAAAACTCTGTTACTTCTCTCGTCCGGCGCAAATATGGATCAAATGAGGCAGCAGGAAAG ATGCGTACTTCTGTGGTATATGGAACTCCAACGGATGAAATTAGGAACTTTGACTACAACTGCTTAGGGGAAATAAGGATTTTAGGTGCTTTGAAACACCCTTGCATAGTGGAAATGTATGGACATCAGATATCTTCCGAGTGGGTTCCTCCAGGAGATGGTAGTCGTGAGCATCGTATATTGCAGTCTATAATTTGGATGGAGGACATAAAAGGGGGTTCCTTACAG AATTATATAGAAAAGTTATCAAAAGCTGGTGAGAAGCATCTCCCAGTGGAGTTAGCTTTGCGCATTGCTAAAAATGTTGCATGTGCACTGGTGGAGCTGCATTCAAAGCACATTATTCACCGGGACATAAAAAGTGCAAACATATTGATTGATCTGGATAGAAAGAGAGCTGATGGAACACCTGTTGTGAAGCTCTGTGATTTTGATAGGGCGATTCCCCTTCGATCTTACTTGCATACATGCTGCATTGCCCACGTTGGAATACCTCCTGCTAATGTTTGTGCTGGAACACCTCGCTGGATGGCCCCAGAGGTTTTGCGAGCAGTGCATGAACAAAATATTTATGGATTG GAAATTGATATCTGGTCATTTGGGTGCTTGCTGTTGGAAATGTTGACTTTGCAAATTCCGTACTTCGGAGTACCTGACTTGGAGATTCATGAACTTCTGACG AAGGGAAAACGACCAAATTTAACAGATGACTTGGAGGCGTTTCGGTCGTTGAATGAGCCAGTAATGACTCAAGCAGGCGCAGAACTTGATGGAACAGAGGCTGACTTCGACACACTGAGATTTCTTGTTGACTTGTTTTACCAATGTACGGAGGAGAATCCGGAGAATCGTCCTACGGCTGACAACCTCCACGAATTGATACTGGAGCACAGCAAAACTCATACAAACTCCGAAACTTAG